In Aedes albopictus strain Foshan chromosome 3, AalbF5, whole genome shotgun sequence, the following are encoded in one genomic region:
- the LOC109432404 gene encoding pseudouridylate synthase 1 homolog translates to MLTFLRRAVVSVDFNRGGVSKLLRRYAPSAVVPETKPASAGAATFLAQMAEAVEQKISDGKARHEERHRQKRQQQDGKVRYNGMVKKRKWEDPPEDPEAVRNFDPASRVKKRKCVIVMGYSGVNYLGMQRNPGTKTIEEELLVAMRKHDWISEEAFNQPQQIQFQRAARTDKGVSAATQVVSIKLPETLDIDALNKDLPEQIRVFAVKRVTKGFNSKSNCDARTYTYTLPTMAFALQEDKVDKESYRVPEERLKVVSETLKLFEGTKNFHNFTSRKEFIDPSSKRFIMSFECEAPFIPEGTTVEFATLKIKGQSFMLHQIRKMVGLTLAVVRGLTPAETIVKAFEEQRYGIPTAPGLGLVLNRIHYEKYNVRYGEDGCHEALDFQKEEEQIQEFFRKHIAATIVDTELKTASMFEWLETLPLHSYEPRDENEVREWKGKPKNNDDDDDDE, encoded by the coding sequence ATGTTAACATTTCTCCGTCGCGCCGTAGTGTCCGTAGATTTCAATCGCGGCGGAGTTTCAAAACTGCTTCGCCGGTACGCCCCTTCTGCTGTTGTACCCGAGACGAAACCTGCCAGTGCCGGTGCTGCTACATTCCTCGCCCAAATGGCCGAAGCGGTGGAGCAGAAAATCTCCGACGGGAAAGCCCGCCATGAAGAGCGCCACCGGCAAAAGCGTCAACAGCAGGATGGGAAGGTGCGCTACAATGGCATGGTGAAGAAGCGCAAATGGGAAGATCCCCCGGAGGATCCGGAAGCGGTTCGTAACTTTGACCCGGCATCGCGCGTCAAGAAAAGGAAATGTGTTATAGTGATGGGCTATTCGGGGGTTAACTATTTAGGTATGCAGCGTAATCCGGGGACGAAGACCATCGAGGAGGAACTGCTGGTAGCGATGCGGAAGCACGACTGGATAAGTGAGGAGGCGTTCAATCAGCCGCAGCAGATTCAGTTTCAACGAGCGGCGAGGACGGATAAGGGCGTGTCGGCTGCAACGCAGGTAGTTTCCATTAAGTTGCCGGAGACTTTGGACATCGATGCGCTGAATAAGGATCTGCCGGAACAGATCCGGGTGTTTGCCGTCAAGAGGGTCACCAAGGGTTTCAATTCCAAGTCGAACTGTGACGCGAGGACGTATACCTACACGCTTCCGACGATGGCATTCGCTCTGCAGGAGGACAAGGTGGACAAGGAAAGCTACCGGGTTCCGGAAGAGCGACTGAAGGTGGTCAGTGAAACGCTGAAGTTATTCGAGGGAACGAAAAACTTTCACAACTTCACCAGTCGCAAGGAGTTCATCGATCCGTCTTCCAAACGGTTTATAATGTCGTTCGAGTGTGAGGCGCCTTTTATTCCGGAAGGAACGACAGTGGAATTTGCTACGTTGAAAATCAAAGGCCAAAGCTTCATGTTGCATCAGATTCGGAAGATGGTTGGCCTGACGTTGGCCGTGGTGCGCGGTTTGACCCCTGCGGAAACCATCGTGAAAGCGTTCGAAGAGCAACGGTACGGGATTCCAACAGCACCTGGTCTAGGGCtggtcctgaacaggattcactacGAGAAGTACAACGTGCGTTACGGAGAGGATGGATGCCACGAAGCgttggatttccagaaggaagaaGAACagatacaggaattcttccgcaAGCACATTGCGGCGACGATCGTGGACACGGAGCTAAAGACGGCTTCCATGTTCGAGTGGCTGGAAACGTTGCCGCTTCACAGCTACGAGCCCAGGGACGAGAACGAAGTCCGGGAGTGGAAAGGTAAGCCGAAAAataatgacgatgatgatgatgatgagtag